ATCCGCAAGGAGTACATGCGCTGGGACCAGGCGGCCACGGCGATGACGGACGGCAACATCGACGCCTTCGGGATCCCGAACCCGGTGCCCTCCCCCTCGATCCTGCAAGCGGCGACGAGCACGCCGGTGCGCATCCTGTCGTTGCCCGATGCTATCACCAGCCGCTTCATCGAGATGAACCCCGGCTACTACAAGGAGACCATCAAGCCCGGCTCGTACGCGGGGATGGAGAACGAGCCCTTCACCACGATCGCCTACACGATCTTCGCGGTGGCGAACGGGAAGGTGGATGCCGACGTCGTCTACAAGGTGACGAAGGCCACCTATGGCCCCCAGAACCGCGAGTTCCTCATCAACGCCTTCCGGTCCTGGCGGATCGGGCTCGACCAGGCCAGGGACAACCGCTTCCTGGAACAGATGCAGGGGTTCGGGCTCAAGCTCCACCCCGGGGCCGAGCGCTACTGGAAGGAAGTCGGGCTGCTCAAGTAGGCGGTTCCCCCGTGTCCGCGATCTGGACACCCCTGTGGGGCGCGGTGCGGTTCGTCTTCGCGCCCGAGATGAAGCCCCGCCGCCGTCTGCGGGCGGGCCTGGTGCGGGAGAACCTCGCGCTGTGGGCGCTCGTGAGCGGGCTGATCCTGGTCGTCTGGCTCGCCCTGGCTGAACGGTCCTTTCAGCTCTTCCTGCCCCACTACGCCGGATGGCAGTGGGTCGAGGTCACAGTCCTGCGCGTGCCGACCTGGGCGTGGCTTGTCTTCTGGGTCGTCGCCAGCGGGCTATGCCTCTACCCCCGGGTCACCGCCAGCGGGCTCGCCATGGGCTTCGCCCTCTACTACGTGTACGCGGCGGCGAACGGCAGCCCCGTGCGCCTGCCCGCTGGCGGCGGGGAGCTCTTCCGCTTTCCCTACCTGCCGATCTACGCCTACCACTACTTCCTGCCGCTCTTCATCCTCCTCACGGGCGTCCTGACCTTCGTCTTCTATCCGGCCCGGGACCGCTCCCCCCGCGACCGGCTCTCGGGCGCCGACGTGGTCCTCTGCCTCGTCCTCATGATCGCGACGTTCGACTTCGTGTGGAACTTCGCCGAGCGCGGCGACCGGGCGGGCCTCGTCTTCTGGAACGACGTGATCTTCGGCACGGCCCTGACGATCATCTCGGTGGAGATGTGCCGCCGCGTGCTCGGGCTCGTGCTGCCCCTGGTGGGCATGGTCTTCTTCGCCTACGCGTGGCTGGGCCCGTATTTTCCGGAGGCCCTCTCCCATCGCGGCTTCCCTTACAACGAAGCCGTGGCCTACTTCTACACCACCGACGGCATCTACGGCACGATCGCCAACGTGTTCGCGACGTACGTGTTCCTGTTCATCGTCTTCGGCGTCATGCTCGAGAAAACGAAGGTGGGAGACGTCTTCGTGGACCTCGCGTTCGCGCTCGTGGGCCGGTTCCGGGGCGGGGCGGCCAAGGCCTCGGTGGTTTCCAGCGGCCTCGTCGGCTCCGTCGTGGGCAGCGGCGCGGCCAACATCGCCATCACGGGCACCTTCACCATCCCCCTCATGAAGCGCTCGGGCTACATGCCTCACTACGCCGCGGCCGTGGAGGCCGTGGCGTCCATTGGCGGGCACCTCATGCCTCCCATCATGGGCTCGGCCGCCTTTCTGGTGGCGGCGTTCACCGAGGCGAGCTACCCCTATATCGCCCTCGTCTCGCTCGTGCCCGCGCTCATGTACTACTATTCGGTCTATCTCGCGGTGCACTACCGCGCCTGCCGGCGTGGCATCGGGGGCCTGCCTGCAGAGGAACTGCCGGATTTCAAGGTCCTCATGAAGAAGGACGGCTATCTCCTCCTGCCGGTGGCGCTGCTCATCCTGCTCCTGGTCATCGGCTTCTCGCCCTTCTACGCGGCGTTCTGGTGCATCGCTTCGGCGCTCACGATCGGCTGCTTCCGGGACGATACGCGCCTCGTGCAGCTCCCCGCCCCCCTGGCCGACCGGCTCGGGTGGGGCGGCGCCCCCAGGCCGAGACCGGGCGAGATCCTCTCGGCGGGGCCCCGGGCGCGCTACGGAGGACTGGCCGCCGGCGGCGCCCTCCTGGTAGGGCTGCCGGCTCTGTTCGGTCTGTCGATCGGTAGCGCCGTGTTCTTCGCTGTTGCCGCGGCAATCCTCTTCTCCTCGCCGCGACTGATCGACGCGCTGGTCCAGGGGTCGGTCAGCTCGCTGGTCATCGGCGCCACGGCGGGCATCATGGGCATCGTGCTGGCCGGCGTCACCATGCCCGGGCTGGCGCTGCGCTTCTCGGCTGTCGTGCTGGAATACGCGGGTGGGAGCTTGCCGCTCGCGATCGTGCTGTGCGCCATCGCCAGCTACATCCTGGGCATGGGCATGACGATCACGGCGAGTTACGTTCTGCTCGCCATCCTCGCCGTGCCGGCGCTGGTCGAGCTCGGGGTGCCGGAGCTCAACGCCCACCTCATCGTTCTCTGGCTGAGCCAGGACGCCTCGCTGACGCCACCCTTCGCGCTCGGCGCCTTCATCGCGGCCGGCCTGGCCGGAGCGGACCCGATGCGCACCGGCTTCACTTGCCTGAAGCTCGCCAAGCCGCTCTACATACTCCCGTTCTTGATGGCCTATTCGCCGGTCCTGATGGACCCGGGGACGGCCTGGTGGGAGATCCTTCTCGTGTGGGTCACCGGGTTCGCCGGCTTCTTCTGCGCCGCCACCGCGCTCGAGGGCTACTTCCGGCGCCGGTTCATGTGGTGGGAGCGGGGGATCTTCCTGACGGCGGCGCTGGCCTTCTTCTTCCACGTTTGGTGGATGAAGGTGGCCGCCGTCGCCCTCATGGCGCTCGGCATCGCTGTGCAGCGCCTTTACACGTCGCCCGATCTCGTGGCACCCCCGCCGCTCGAGGTGGCCGAGGGCGTGGCGACGCCAACCGAGTCCTGAGATCGTTCACAAAGGCCGATACTGCCGGCTGATGGTGAGCCGTCCGGGATTCGAACCCTGGACCCCTGATCGAGAGAGCTGGCGATCGAACCATATTCGCCGCCGGGCTCGACTCCGCAGCGGCGTGAGGCCGGTGGCGTTCACGCCGGCCTGGTCGTTCCCTCTCCACCGATTCCCGAGGATCACACGGTCGTAGGCGGCTCACGAGCCGCGCCGCGGTACACGCGAGAGAGTCCAGGAAGAGGAGGAACGCGATGGCCAGGACGGCTCGACTCACCGTGAACAGGCGCCGCTCGGCGGACGGAACGTCACCGGCCAGGGGGCCGGGCTCGAGCCGAGCTCGCGCCAGCCGCGCGACGCCGGGAGTCGCGACGGGCACGGTCCCGGCCCCGCCGCAGTTCGCGACGCTGCAGGAGGTCGTGCTCGCCGCCCGGCGCAACCTCGCCCCGGAGCTCTGGGATCACCTCAGCGGCGGATCGGACTCCGAGACGACGCTGATCCGCAACCGCCAGGCTCTGGACGCCCTCGCGCTACGCCAGCGCGTGCTGGTGGACGTGTCGGCCATCGATACGACGACGACACTGCTGGGCCAGACGCTCTCGATTCCGGTGTTTCTCGCCCCCGTGGGGGCGTTCCTGGGCCTGGCCCATCCCGAGGGCGCGAAAACGGTGGCCCGCGCCGCCCTGGCCCGTGGCACGACCGCCTTCATCAGCACCGCCGCCAAGCCAGGTCTCGAGGAGACGGCGGCGGCCGTGAAGGAGCCGCTCATCTTCCAGCTCTACGTGCGCGGCGACCGCGCGTGGGTGGGCGACGTACTGGACCGGGCCCGCGCCGCCGGCTACCGGGCGCTGTGCGTGACGGTGGACCGCAACTACTACGGCCGGCGGGATCGCGACCTGGTGAGCCGCATCTCCGTCCGCGAGGGGTTCGGCGATCCCCGCTACCAGGCCATGCTGGATTGGGACGACGTCGTCTGGATGAAGCAGCGCATGGGCGTGCCCCTGATCCTCAAGGGGATCGCCACCGCCGAGGACGCCCGGCTGGCGGTGGAGCACGGCGCCGAGGTCGTCTACGTCTCCAACCACGGCGGCCGACAACTCGACCACGCACAGGGCAGCGCGGAGGTGCTGCCCGAGGTCGTGGCGGCCGTCGCCGGGCGCGCGGAGGTGCTGGCCGACGGCGGCGTGCAGCGGGGCACCGACGTCGTGAAGATGCTCGCGCTGGGCGCCCGCGCCGTGGGCCTGGGCAAGCTGCTGGGCTGGGCGCTCGCCGCCGGCGGCGAGGCAGGTCTCGTGCGGATGCTCGAGCTGATGGAGACGGAGATCCGCACGGCGCTGGGGCTGATGGGAGTGACGTCCCTCCGCGAGCTGAGCTCCGCGTGGGTGCGGCCGGCGCCGCCGCTGGTCGGGGCGAGTGCGACCAGCGCGTTCCCGTACTTCGAGGAGCGACGGCAGGCGAGGGAACCGGCGCCGCGCTCGGTGGTGCGTCGGCGCACGGCTGGCTAGAAACTCCCGGTACAGGAATCCGCCAGACCATCGCCGGCGCGGCGCTCGCCGGCGCGCAAAGTCAGCTAGTTGGCGCTCCCTGCGAATTGGCCCGGGCCTTGCGTTCACTCCTGCCGGGAGGCCCAAGATGACGGAACACTTTACGGTCTTGGCCGTCCTGGTCGTCGCCATCTGGGTGGTCGCGGTCATGGCGGCCGTGGCGTGGGTCGAGCTGATCGACCGCCGCGCCAGACGGCGCTCGAGCAAACAACGCAGCTGAGTCCTCGTCATCTCCCGGCGCCGTCGCGAATGGTTCTCGCGCGAGCCTCCACCTCCCTGGCCTCGACGGTGCGCCCGGTCTGTCGTAGCAGACCCGCGTAGAGGTCCAGGGTCATCGCCACGTCGGGATGGTCCTTGCCCAGCGCCTGCTCGCGAATTCTGAGCGCCCGCTGGTACAGGGGCTCGGCGTCGGCGTACCGTTTTTCCCCGAGGTAGAAGTTGGCGAAATAGGTCAGGATGCCCGCGACTCCCAGATGCTCGGGCCCCAGCGCTTTCTCCTGGATGCCCAGAGCCCGCCGAAAGGCCGCCTCCGCCCCGGCGGGCCGGCCCGCGCGTTGATGGATGATGGCGAGGTTGGCGAGCGGGGACACGAGCGCGGGGTGATCGCTGCCGACCACCTTCTCCTGGATGGCCAGGGCCCGCTCCACCAGCGGTGCCGCCTCGCCGAACCTGCCTTGAAGCCGAAGCAGACGGCCGAGGTTGTTCAGCGCGCGCCCGGCCCAGGGATGATCGGGCCCGAGGGCCTGCTCGACGATCGCCAGCGCCCGACGGTACCGCTGCTCGGCGCTGGTCAGCCGGCGCTGCCCGACCTCCACGTTGGCCAGCGTGAGCAGGGTTCGCGCCAGGTCGGGATGGTGGTCGCCCAACACCTTCTCCTTGAGGCCGAGCGATCGACGCAGCAGCGGCTCGGCCTCGCCGAGCCGCGCTTGATCGTCGTAGAGCGCGCCCAGGCTGTCGAGAACCTGCGCGACCTCGAGATGGTTCGGCCCGAGGTTCTTCTCGGTGATCGCCAGCGACCGCCGGTAGGCGCCCTCGGCGTCCGCGTACCGGCCGCGCGTCGAATAAAGGTCGCCGAGGTGATGCAGAACGAGTGCGACGTCGGGGTGTTCGGGCCCGCCGCTGGCCTCCTGGATCGCCAGCGCCCGCCGGTACAGGGCTTCGGCTTGGGTGAGCTGGCCCTGGGTCGTGCGGAGGCTGGCCAGGTTGATCAGCACCGCGACGACCCCGGGATGTCCTCGCCCCAGCGCCTGCTCCCGGATCGTCAGCGATCGCTGCAGCGTGGCTTCCGCCTCGGCGTACCGGCCCTGAACGTGGTACAGCCTGCCGAGATTGCCCAGGATGGTGGCCGCCTGCAAGCTCCAGGCCCCGCGCGTCTTCTCGAGCGTGGCCAGCGATCGCCGGTAGCGCGCCTCCGCTTCGGTGTACCGGCCCTGCGCATCGAAGACCGCCGCCAGGGCGTTGAGGGTATTGCCGACATCCTGATGCTCGGTTCCGTGCCGGCGCTCCAGGATCCCCAGCGCGCGGGTCAGCACGCGCTCGGCCTCCGGGTACCGCGCCTGAAGCCGATAGAGATCGCCGAGGTGGTAGAGCGGGGCGGCCTGCAGGTCTTCCGGCTGCCCGGCTTGCTCCACCGCCGCCAGCGCTCGACGCAATTCCTGCTCGGCCTCCGGATACCAGCCCTGTGCGACGTAGACCTCTCCCAGCCCGGTCCGGGCCGCGGCGACGTCGGGGTGGTCCGGCCCCAGCGTCCTGTCCAGCAGCGCGATGGCCTGGCGGTAGAGCAACGCGGCCTCGCTGTGCCGACTCCGTTGCCGGTAGTGCCGGCCCAGGTTGGCCAGGCTGGCGGCGAAGTCGGGATGGCCGCGTCCCGCCGCCCGCTCGCGCACGGTCAGCGCCCGCTTGAGGAGTGCTTCGGCCTCGTCGAAGCGCGCCACCTCGTCGTACAGGAGGGCCAGCGAGGTCAGGCTGAGAGGCAGACGCGGGTCGTCGGGCAGGAACCGCTCCGCCTCCACCACGGCCTTGGCGAAGAGGCGCTCGGCCTCGGCCGGGCGTCCGCTCTCCATCGCGGTCGTCGCCTCGGCCATGAGCCGTTCCCACTCGCCGTCCTGGCCGAGCGCGACCAGCGGCCAGAGCGCCACGCCAATCAGAGCCATCGCGATCCGGCGCATCCTCTCAACGTAGCCAGGTGGGCGGCAGCGCGCCTACTTTTTCCGGCGGCGGAATGGTGCGAGCCGAGCGAGCCCCGTCGGATTTGGAGATCGAGTAGAATCTTCGCCACCATGCAGCCGTTGGCGGAGCTGCTCGGACAGAGTCCGGGGATCGTTGCCGTCCGGAAAACGGTGAGCCGACTGCTGCAGCGCCACCCCGAGGGCCGCCGGCTACCTCCGATTCTGATCCAGGGCGCCACGGGAACGGGCAAGGGCCTGCTGGCGCGCGCGATTCACCGGGCCGGCCCTCGCCGGGACGGGCCGTTCGTGGATCTGAACTGCGCCGCGATCCCCGAGACGCTGCTGGAGGCCGAGCTCTTCGGCTTCGAGCGCGGCGCCTTCACCGACGCGCGCCAGGCCAAGCCGGGACTGTTCCAGCTCGCGCACGGCGGCACGATCTTCCTCGACGAGATCGGGCTGCTGCCGGAAGTCATGCAAGGCAAGCTGCTCAAGGTCATCGAGGAGCAGGCGGTACGGCGCCTGGGCGGGACCCGGGTCGAGAGCGTGGATGTCTGGATCATGGCCGCGACCAGCACCGATCTGGCGGCGGCGACCCGCGATCACCGCTTCCGCGAGGATCTCTACCACCGGCTGGCCGTTCTGACCCTGCAGCTCCCGGCCCTTCGCGCGCGGGGCGACGACATCGTCCTCCTGGCCGAGCACTTTCTGGCCCGGGCCTGTGCCGATTACTCGCTGCCCGCCAAGTCGCTGGACGACGAGGCTCGCGCCGTGCTGCTGGCCTACGAGTGGCCGGGCAACGTCCGCGAGCTCGCCAACGTGATGGAGCGGGTCGCGCTGCTCGCCGAGGAGGCGCTGGTGACACCCGCCATGCTGGAGCTGCCCACGGCCCGCCAGCCGGAGCGCGGCCGGGAACGGGTCCCTCTCAAGCAGGAGCTCGGCAGCGTCGAGCGCGAGCATCTGCTCGAAGCCCTGCGCGAGACCGACTGGAACCTGTCGCGGGCGGCCGCGCGACTGGGCATCCCTCGCAACACGCTGCGCTACCGGCTCGAGAAGCATCGCCTGCGTCCGGGCGCCATCGGGCCCGAGCCCGCGCCGCCCGCGAGCGCGAGTCCGCCCTCGGTCCGCGGGCCCGAGCCCGGCTCGCCCGGGCCCCTCAACCTCCGGTGGGAGCCGCGCCGGCTGACGCTGCTCCGCGCGGCGATCACCTGGGCGGCCGCCGACCGCTCCGTGCCACCCCGGCGGGCGCTGGAGGCGCTGACCGACAAGGTGAGCGCATTCGGTGGTCGCGTGGTGGAGCGCGGCCTGCAGGGCCTGGTCGCGGCGTTCGGGCTCGAGCCAGTCGAGGACGCTCCCCGTCGCGCCGTGCACGCGGCGGTGGCCGCGCAGAAGGCCGCGGATCGGGCGCGGGCCGAAGGCGAGGCGGTGAGCGTCAAGCTGGCCATTCACGTGGGCCGACTCCTGGTGGGCGCCGCCGGCAGCGAGATCGACATCGACCTCGACGCCAAGCTGCAGGCCTGGACCATCCTCGATGCGCTCCTGGCCCACGCGGCGCCGGACACCATCGTCGTCAGCGAAGCGGCCGCGCCCTTCCTGGAGCGCCGCTTCGAGTTGAGCGCCGAGGGCCCGCTGGAACGGGCGCGAGGCCGGACCTACCGGCTCGTGGGCCACGAGCGGCCGTTCGGCGCAGGCCCGCGAATGGCCCCGTTCATCGGCCGGCGCGATTCCCTGCAGCTCCTGCACACTCTGCTGGCCGCGGCTATGC
This DNA window, taken from Candidatus Methylomirabilota bacterium, encodes the following:
- a CDS encoding TRAP transporter fused permease subunit, with translation MSAIWTPLWGAVRFVFAPEMKPRRRLRAGLVRENLALWALVSGLILVVWLALAERSFQLFLPHYAGWQWVEVTVLRVPTWAWLVFWVVASGLCLYPRVTASGLAMGFALYYVYAAANGSPVRLPAGGGELFRFPYLPIYAYHYFLPLFILLTGVLTFVFYPARDRSPRDRLSGADVVLCLVLMIATFDFVWNFAERGDRAGLVFWNDVIFGTALTIISVEMCRRVLGLVLPLVGMVFFAYAWLGPYFPEALSHRGFPYNEAVAYFYTTDGIYGTIANVFATYVFLFIVFGVMLEKTKVGDVFVDLAFALVGRFRGGAAKASVVSSGLVGSVVGSGAANIAITGTFTIPLMKRSGYMPHYAAAVEAVASIGGHLMPPIMGSAAFLVAAFTEASYPYIALVSLVPALMYYYSVYLAVHYRACRRGIGGLPAEELPDFKVLMKKDGYLLLPVALLILLLVIGFSPFYAAFWCIASALTIGCFRDDTRLVQLPAPLADRLGWGGAPRPRPGEILSAGPRARYGGLAAGGALLVGLPALFGLSIGSAVFFAVAAAILFSSPRLIDALVQGSVSSLVIGATAGIMGIVLAGVTMPGLALRFSAVVLEYAGGSLPLAIVLCAIASYILGMGMTITASYVLLAILAVPALVELGVPELNAHLIVLWLSQDASLTPPFALGAFIAAGLAGADPMRTGFTCLKLAKPLYILPFLMAYSPVLMDPGTAWWEILLVWVTGFAGFFCAATALEGYFRRRFMWWERGIFLTAALAFFFHVWWMKVAAVALMALGIAVQRLYTSPDLVAPPPLEVAEGVATPTES
- a CDS encoding alpha-hydroxy acid oxidase, whose protein sequence is MARTARLTVNRRRSADGTSPARGPGSSRARASRATPGVATGTVPAPPQFATLQEVVLAARRNLAPELWDHLSGGSDSETTLIRNRQALDALALRQRVLVDVSAIDTTTTLLGQTLSIPVFLAPVGAFLGLAHPEGAKTVARAALARGTTAFISTAAKPGLEETAAAVKEPLIFQLYVRGDRAWVGDVLDRARAAGYRALCVTVDRNYYGRRDRDLVSRISVREGFGDPRYQAMLDWDDVVWMKQRMGVPLILKGIATAEDARLAVEHGAEVVYVSNHGGRQLDHAQGSAEVLPEVVAAVAGRAEVLADGGVQRGTDVVKMLALGARAVGLGKLLGWALAAGGEAGLVRMLELMETEIRTALGLMGVTSLRELSSAWVRPAPPLVGASATSAFPYFEERRQAREPAPRSVVRRRTAG
- a CDS encoding tetratricopeptide repeat protein, whose amino-acid sequence is MALIGVALWPLVALGQDGEWERLMAEATTAMESGRPAEAERLFAKAVVEAERFLPDDPRLPLSLTSLALLYDEVARFDEAEALLKRALTVRERAAGRGHPDFAASLANLGRHYRQRSRHSEAALLYRQAIALLDRTLGPDHPDVAAARTGLGEVYVAQGWYPEAEQELRRALAAVEQAGQPEDLQAAPLYHLGDLYRLQARYPEAERVLTRALGILERRHGTEHQDVGNTLNALAAVFDAQGRYTEAEARYRRSLATLEKTRGAWSLQAATILGNLGRLYHVQGRYAEAEATLQRSLTIREQALGRGHPGVVAVLINLASLRTTQGQLTQAEALYRRALAIQEASGGPEHPDVALVLHHLGDLYSTRGRYADAEGAYRRSLAITEKNLGPNHLEVAQVLDSLGALYDDQARLGEAEPLLRRSLGLKEKVLGDHHPDLARTLLTLANVEVGQRRLTSAEQRYRRALAIVEQALGPDHPWAGRALNNLGRLLRLQGRFGEAAPLVERALAIQEKVVGSDHPALVSPLANLAIIHQRAGRPAGAEAAFRRALGIQEKALGPEHLGVAGILTYFANFYLGEKRYADAEPLYQRALRIREQALGKDHPDVAMTLDLYAGLLRQTGRTVEAREVEARARTIRDGAGR